TATTGCGCAGTCGAAGTGTCGAAAGGCATGTTATCGCTAACAAGCGTATCTTTCAAACGTGTATATTGTATTACCGAATGCTGACTGTAAAATACGAGGGCGGGATGAGGGATTTTTATTGTGAAGATATTTTTGAATATAATGTACCACTGTTTGCTGCAAGGTTTGGAAATCAACCGCTGTAATCAGGTATTGGGAAATGGACTAATATATTATAGCAATGGCAAAGAGGTAGTCGGTTAACGAGTGAAATTTTCACAGGTTATTTGCTTGAAAATAAAAAAAATGAGAAAAAGTTTATGATGTTCAAAAAAAAATATTATTTTTGTGCCGGAAAAAGAAAAAATTTTTCAGGAAGAGACAGTTTTTATTCTTTTTTCGGAAGTGAAATATGACAGAAATGAACAATATAAATTTAGCCGCGAAGTTCGTTGGCGAAATAAAAGGCGAGTTTTATGTTCCCGCCTATCAACGCGGTTATCGTTGGAAAGAGGAAATAGAAATGCTGTTAAATGATATTGATGAAATCGTAGACAGGCAAAATTATTGTCTTCAACCTGTTGTTGTCAAAAGTTTCGGCAAAGAAAAATATGAATTAATAGACGGGCAACAACGATTGACTACAATTTATTTGATACTTCGCTATATTCGGTGCTTTTTACCTAAAAATCCAATTAAATTCACTATTGAGTATGAAACAAGAAAAAGTCGTCAGTTTTTGGAATCAATAGATTTCGATAAATTTAATCATACTGAATTAATAAAACAAGCAAAGGATGATAAGGACATTGATGAATATTTCTTCATTGAAGCCATGAAGATTATAATTGATTGGTTCGGGAAACATAGTGATGGATCCCAAACAGCTATTGATATTAGCACAAAACTAAATAAGCAAATTCGTGTCATTTGGTACGAAGTTGGCACAGATGAATCTTCGGTTTCTTTGTTTACACGCCTGAATATCGGACGTATTCCCCTGACAAATGCAGAACTTATTAAAGCATTATTTTTAAGCAGAAATAATAGTATAGACGAAGGAAAACAATTAGAAATTGCTACTGCATGGGATATTATTGAAAAAGAATTACACTACGACAGTTTTTGGGGTTTTATTACGAATGAGCGAGCAGAATTATATCCAACAAGAATTGAATTAATATTTGATCTAATAGCTGAAAAAATAAAAGGAGAAAAAGACAAATTTTTTACATTCTTTCATTTTGTCGATAAAATGAAAAACAACAATAAGGCAGATATTTGGACTGACATTCAGCGATATTTTCAACGGCTCAAGGAATGGTATGAGTATGAAGGAGAGAATAAGAATTTTGAACTGTATCACAAAATAGGATACCTAGTTGCCTCCGGATCAAAAGGATTGCAAGAGTTGATCAAGAATTCTGACGGTATTACCAAAAAGGAATTTCGAAACTCATTAGATAATAATATAGCAGAAAGTATTAAAGTAAAAAAAGACTACTGTGAATTATCTTATGAATCGGATAGTAGGGATATACAGAAATTACTGTTACTCTTTAATGTTGAAACTGTCATGCA
The sequence above is drawn from the Bacteroidales bacterium genome and encodes:
- a CDS encoding DUF262 domain-containing protein — encoded protein: MNNINLAAKFVGEIKGEFYVPAYQRGYRWKEEIEMLLNDIDEIVDRQNYCLQPVVVKSFGKEKYELIDGQQRLTTIYLILRYIRCFLPKNPIKFTIEYETRKSRQFLESIDFDKFNHTELIKQAKDDKDIDEYFFIEAMKIIIDWFGKHSDGSQTAIDISTKLNKQIRVIWYEVGTDESSVSLFTRLNIGRIPLTNAELIKALFLSRNNSIDEGKQLEIATAWDIIEKELHYDSFWGFITNERAELYPTRIELIFDLIAEKIKGEKDKFFTFFHFVDKMKNNNKADIWTDIQRYFQRLKEWYEYEGENKNFELYHKIGYLVASGSKGLQELIKNSDGITKKEFRNSLDNNIAESIKVKKDYCELSYESDSRDIQKLLLLFNVETVMQQGGIVRFPFYKYKHENWSLEHIHAQHPEGLNKKEQWIEWIELHKTSLLNRDKEQYKALIEEMSSAKDDITAEKFNDLSEKVIQILSEKGSEEINLGYIHSLSNMALLNRRDNSVLNNSAFDVKRNKILELDKAGDYIPECTRRVFLKYYTQSQSNQLYFWGEDDRKAYIEAINKVLEKYLKRR